From one Ursus arctos isolate Adak ecotype North America unplaced genomic scaffold, UrsArc2.0 scaffold_1, whole genome shotgun sequence genomic stretch:
- the LOC123000539 gene encoding 60S ribosomal protein L36a-like: MVNIPKTHRTFRKKCAKRHPHKVTHRRKACKDCLYAQGKWHYDRKQSGWGGGGRLILFSRKRLKKIVQRLESVESNCRSERMLTIKRCKRFELGGDKRKEN; encoded by the exons ATGGTGAACATTCCTAAAACCCACCGGACTTTCCGCAAGAAGTGTGCCAAGCGCCACCCACACAAAGTGACACACA gaagaaaggcatgCAAAGATTGTCTTTATGCCCAGGGAAAGTGGCATTATGACAGGAAGCAgagtggctgggggggggggggcagactaATCCTATTTTCCAGAAAAAGGCTAAAGAAGATTGTGCAGAGGCTTGAATCTGTTGAGTCCAACTGCAGATCTGAGAGAATGCTGACTATTAAGAGATGCAAGCGTTTTGAACTGGGAGgagataaaagaaaggaaaactga